In one Rhodococcus sp. B50 genomic region, the following are encoded:
- a CDS encoding pyridoxamine 5'-phosphate oxidase family protein: MGTNRRADITMTDSEIDEFLHRSRVANLATLGPTGTPHLVAMWYAVLDGEIWFETKSKSQKVVNLRRDDRVTVLVEAGDTYDQLRGVSIEGRAEIFDDHDRLFDVCRDVWERYTAPYTDEARPAVEQMMNKRVAVRVAPVRVRSWDHRKLGMPAMEIGGTTAAHLPSAAH, from the coding sequence ATGGGAACGAATCGCCGCGCAGACATCACGATGACGGACTCGGAGATCGACGAGTTCCTCCACCGCAGCCGGGTCGCGAACCTGGCGACCCTCGGACCGACGGGCACCCCGCATCTCGTCGCGATGTGGTACGCGGTGCTGGACGGCGAGATCTGGTTCGAGACGAAGTCGAAGTCGCAGAAGGTCGTCAACCTTCGCCGCGACGACCGTGTCACCGTCCTCGTCGAGGCCGGCGACACCTACGACCAATTACGCGGCGTGTCGATCGAGGGGCGGGCAGAGATCTTCGACGACCACGACCGGCTGTTCGACGTCTGCCGCGACGTGTGGGAACGGTACACCGCCCCGTACACGGACGAGGCGCGTCCCGCGGTGGAGCAGATGATGAACAAGAGGGTGGCCGTGCGCGTGGCGCCCGTGCGGGTGCGCTCGTGGGACCACCGCAAGCTCGGGATGCCCGCCATGGAGATCGGCGGCACGACGGCGGCCCACCTCCCGTCCGCCGCACACTGA
- a CDS encoding IclR family transcriptional regulator, protein MRQHSGIGVLDKAMTVLHAVAEQPCNLNELCARTGLPRATAHRLAVGLEVHRLLMRDSDGQWRPGPGLAELSAGAGDTLVEAASLVLPRLREITGESVQLYRREGTQRVCVAALEPPTGLRDTVLVGARLPMTAGSGAKVLLAWADTATQRAILPEAAFGERVLVEVRRRGWAQSAAEREPGVASVAAPVRDSAGAVIAAISVSGPIDRMGRRPGARWAADLLAAAEALQKRL, encoded by the coding sequence ATGAGACAGCATAGCGGGATCGGAGTGCTGGACAAAGCGATGACAGTCCTCCACGCGGTGGCCGAACAACCGTGCAACCTCAACGAGTTGTGCGCGCGGACGGGCCTGCCCCGCGCCACCGCGCACCGTCTCGCAGTCGGCCTCGAGGTCCACCGCCTGCTCATGCGCGACAGCGACGGGCAGTGGCGTCCCGGTCCCGGACTGGCCGAATTGTCCGCGGGCGCAGGCGACACCCTCGTCGAGGCCGCTTCTCTCGTGCTCCCCCGCCTGCGCGAGATCACCGGCGAGAGCGTGCAGTTGTACCGCCGCGAAGGAACCCAGCGGGTCTGCGTCGCCGCTCTCGAACCCCCGACCGGCCTGCGCGACACGGTCCTCGTCGGGGCGCGGCTTCCGATGACGGCCGGTTCCGGCGCGAAAGTTCTGCTCGCGTGGGCCGATACGGCGACCCAGCGCGCCATCCTCCCCGAGGCGGCGTTCGGCGAACGCGTCCTCGTCGAGGTCCGCCGTCGCGGCTGGGCCCAGAGCGCCGCCGAACGCGAGCCCGGTGTGGCCTCGGTCGCCGCACCCGTCCGCGACAGCGCCGGCGCCGTGATCGCGGCGATCTCCGTATCGGGTCCCATCGACCGCATGGGCCGCCGACCGGGAGCCCGGTGGGCCGCCGACCTCCTTGCCGCCGCGGAGGCGCTCCAGAAGCGCCTCTGA
- the leuC gene encoding 3-isopropylmalate dehydratase large subunit, with protein MEKMAGKTLAEKVWDQHVVVRGEGEGSARQPDLIYIDLHLVHEVTSPQAFDGLRLAGRPLRRPDLTIATEDHNVPTVDIDKPIADPVSRTQVETLRRNCEEFGVRLHPMGDLDQGIVHVVGPQLGLTQPGMTVVCGDSHTSTHGAFGALAMGIGTSEVEHVMATQTLSLRPFKTMAINVDGTLAPGVTSKDLILAIIAKIGTGGGQGYVLEYRGEAIRSLSMEARMTICNMSIEAGARAGMIAPDETTYEFVKGRPHAPKGADWDAAVEAWEQLKTDDDAVFDAEVHIDGSALTPFVTWGTNPGQGAPLGSTVPVPEEIADETERSAAEKALRYMDLEPGMPLRDVKIDTVFVGSCTNGRIEDLRAVADVLKGRKVADGVRMLVVPGSMRVRAQAEDEGLGEIFTAAGAEWRQAGCSMCLGMNPDQLAPGERSASTSNRNFEGRQGKGGRTHLVSPAVAAATAVRGTLSAPADLD; from the coding sequence GTGGAGAAGATGGCTGGAAAGACTCTGGCGGAGAAGGTGTGGGACCAGCACGTGGTCGTGCGCGGTGAAGGAGAGGGATCGGCGCGACAGCCGGACCTCATCTACATCGACCTGCACCTCGTACACGAGGTGACCAGCCCGCAGGCCTTCGACGGTCTGCGGCTGGCCGGACGCCCGCTCCGGCGACCCGATCTCACGATCGCCACCGAGGATCACAACGTCCCCACGGTGGACATCGACAAGCCGATCGCCGATCCGGTCTCGCGCACGCAGGTCGAGACCCTGCGCCGCAACTGCGAGGAGTTCGGTGTCCGACTGCATCCCATGGGCGATCTCGATCAGGGCATCGTTCACGTGGTGGGCCCGCAGCTCGGCCTCACCCAGCCCGGTATGACGGTGGTCTGCGGCGACAGTCATACCTCCACGCACGGCGCATTCGGTGCGCTGGCGATGGGTATCGGCACCAGTGAGGTCGAACACGTCATGGCCACACAGACATTGTCGTTGCGGCCGTTCAAGACGATGGCGATCAACGTCGACGGCACGCTGGCGCCCGGAGTGACGAGCAAGGACCTCATCCTCGCGATCATCGCGAAGATCGGCACCGGCGGCGGACAGGGTTACGTCCTCGAATACCGTGGCGAGGCGATCCGCTCGCTGTCGATGGAAGCGCGGATGACCATCTGCAACATGTCGATCGAGGCGGGTGCCCGCGCGGGCATGATCGCACCCGACGAGACCACCTACGAGTTCGTCAAGGGCCGTCCGCACGCACCGAAGGGCGCCGACTGGGACGCTGCCGTCGAGGCGTGGGAACAGCTGAAGACCGACGACGACGCGGTTTTCGACGCCGAGGTCCACATCGACGGCAGCGCTCTGACACCCTTCGTCACGTGGGGCACCAATCCGGGCCAGGGCGCGCCGCTCGGATCCACGGTTCCGGTACCCGAGGAGATCGCGGACGAAACCGAGCGGTCTGCCGCGGAGAAGGCATTGCGCTACATGGATCTCGAGCCGGGGATGCCGCTGCGCGATGTGAAGATCGACACCGTCTTCGTCGGGTCGTGCACCAACGGCCGCATCGAGGATCTGCGGGCGGTGGCGGATGTCCTGAAGGGCCGCAAGGTCGCCGACGGCGTCCGGATGCTCGTCGTGCCGGGCTCGATGCGGGTGCGGGCGCAGGCGGAGGACGAGGGACTCGGCGAGATCTTCACCGCCGCAGGCGCCGAGTGGCGCCAGGCCGGATGTTCGATGTGCCTGGGCATGAACCCCGACCAGCTGGCGCCGGGGGAGCGCTCCGCGTCGACCTCCAATCGCAATTTCGAAGGACGGCAGGGCAAGGGCGGGCGGACCCATCTCGTCTCGCCGGCCGTGGCCGCCGCAACCGCGGTGCGGGGAACGCTTTCCGCACCGGCGGATCTGGACTAG
- the leuD gene encoding 3-isopropylmalate dehydratase small subunit produces the protein MEAFTTHKGIGVPLRRSNVDTDQIIPAVYLKRVTRTGFEDGLFAAWRNDPSFVLNTPPFDRGSVLVAGPDFGTGSSREHAVWALSDYGFRVVISSRFADIFRGNAGKAGLLAAQVSQDDVELLWKLIEQQPGLELEVDLESRTVTAGTTVVPFTIDDYTRWRLLEGLDDIGLTLRQVDAISEYEKSRPSWKPSTLPAP, from the coding sequence ATGGAAGCTTTCACCACTCACAAGGGCATCGGCGTCCCGCTGCGCCGGTCCAATGTCGACACGGATCAGATCATCCCGGCCGTCTACCTGAAGCGTGTCACCCGTACGGGATTCGAGGACGGCCTGTTCGCCGCATGGCGCAACGACCCGTCCTTCGTCCTCAACACCCCGCCCTTCGACCGCGGCAGTGTTCTCGTCGCCGGACCGGATTTCGGCACCGGCTCGTCGCGTGAGCATGCGGTGTGGGCGTTGTCGGATTACGGATTCCGGGTCGTCATCTCGTCCCGGTTCGCCGACATCTTCCGCGGCAACGCCGGCAAGGCCGGCCTGCTCGCCGCTCAGGTCTCGCAGGACGACGTGGAACTGCTGTGGAAGCTCATCGAACAGCAGCCCGGGCTCGAACTGGAGGTGGATCTCGAGAGCCGGACCGTGACCGCCGGAACCACCGTGGTGCCGTTCACCATTGACGACTACACCAGGTGGCGTCTGCTCGAGGGTCTCGACGACATCGGACTGACATTGCGGCAGGTAGACGCGATTTCCGAGTACGAAAAGTCAAGGCCGTCATGGAAACCGAGTACCCTTCCGGCGCCCTGA
- a CDS encoding HU family DNA-binding protein — MNKAELIDVLTEKLGSDRRTATAAVEHMVDAIVRAVHEGRSVTITGFGVFEKRRRAARVARNPRTGETVKVKPTSVPAFRPGQSFKNIIAGTQKLPASGPAVKRGAAAAAKKTAAAKKAAKKTAAKKTTATKSTAAKKTTAAKSTPAKKTTATKSTAAKSTPAKKTTATKSTAAKSTPAKKTTATKSTAAKKTTTAAKKTTAAKSAPAKKTTATKSTAAKKTTTAAKKSPAKKTTARKSAKK, encoded by the coding sequence ATGAACAAGGCAGAACTGATCGACGTTCTGACCGAGAAACTCGGTTCGGACAGGCGCACCGCTACCGCGGCCGTCGAGCACATGGTGGACGCCATCGTTCGCGCTGTGCACGAGGGTAGGAGCGTCACCATCACCGGATTCGGTGTCTTCGAGAAGCGTCGCCGGGCCGCTCGTGTCGCCCGGAACCCGCGCACGGGTGAGACGGTCAAGGTCAAGCCGACCTCGGTGCCGGCATTCCGTCCCGGCCAGTCCTTCAAGAACATCATCGCGGGCACCCAGAAGCTTCCCGCTTCGGGTCCGGCCGTGAAGCGTGGTGCGGCTGCAGCAGCCAAGAAGACCGCGGCAGCCAAGAAGGCGGCCAAGAAGACTGCGGCGAAGAAGACCACGGCGACCAAGTCGACCGCGGCGAAGAAGACCACCGCGGCCAAGTCGACGCCGGCGAAGAAGACTACCGCCACCAAGTCGACCGCAGCCAAGTCGACGCCGGCGAAGAAGACCACCGCCACCAAGTCGACTGCAGCCAAGTCGACGCCGGCGAAGAAGACCACGGCGACGAAGTCGACCGCGGCGAAGAAGACCACCACGGCGGCGAAGAAGACCACCGCGGCCAAGTCGGCCCCGGCGAAGAAGACCACCGCCACCAAGTCGACCGCGGCGAAGAAGACCACCACGGCGGCGAAGAAGAGCCCGGCGAAGAAGACCACGGCTCGCAAGAGCGCCAAGAAGTAG
- a CDS encoding NUDIX hydrolase: MTESRDKPVKANIFAAGAVLWRGAAENAPYDAEVALVHRPRYDDWSFPKGKLDEGETAVVAAVREIEEETGFRAALGRSLGKVVYPVPGHRRLKRVDYWAARTVDGQFTPNNEVDELRWVTPEGAFDLLSYPMDRSVLRRFRRVPLDTTTALIVRHAKAGSRKKYKGDDRYRPLDASGRAQAAALVPQLTAFGGDRVVSADRTRCIATVEPFASRHELEVLLEPSLSEEEYRSDPDRGRKRALEIASGPGTPVICSQGKVIPPLLEWWAERDGLVLPPARNRKASMWVLSLRGDRLVAADHIDSPLPTGRPAVDDESI, encoded by the coding sequence TTGACCGAATCACGCGACAAGCCCGTGAAGGCCAACATCTTCGCGGCGGGCGCGGTCCTGTGGCGGGGCGCCGCCGAGAACGCTCCGTACGACGCGGAGGTCGCCCTCGTACACCGCCCCCGCTACGACGACTGGTCCTTCCCGAAGGGCAAACTCGACGAGGGTGAGACCGCCGTGGTCGCCGCGGTGCGGGAGATCGAAGAGGAGACCGGGTTCCGCGCCGCACTCGGACGCAGTCTCGGAAAAGTGGTCTACCCGGTGCCGGGGCACCGCAGGCTCAAGAGGGTCGACTACTGGGCCGCCCGCACCGTCGACGGGCAGTTCACGCCCAACAACGAGGTGGACGAATTGCGTTGGGTGACCCCCGAAGGAGCATTCGACCTGCTGTCCTACCCGATGGACCGCAGTGTCCTGCGCCGATTCCGGCGCGTGCCACTCGACACCACCACCGCACTGATCGTCCGCCACGCCAAGGCGGGAAGTCGCAAGAAGTACAAGGGCGATGACCGCTACCGTCCCCTCGACGCATCCGGACGGGCGCAGGCCGCCGCTCTCGTGCCGCAACTGACGGCGTTCGGCGGCGATCGGGTGGTATCGGCCGATCGCACACGGTGCATCGCGACAGTCGAACCGTTCGCCTCCCGGCACGAACTCGAGGTCTTGCTCGAACCGTCCCTGTCCGAAGAGGAGTACCGTTCCGACCCGGACCGCGGACGCAAGCGGGCGCTGGAGATCGCGTCCGGTCCCGGCACTCCTGTGATCTGCAGTCAGGGCAAGGTGATCCCGCCACTGCTGGAGTGGTGGGCGGAGCGCGACGGTCTCGTGCTGCCTCCGGCACGGAATCGGAAGGCGAGTATGTGGGTGTTGTCTCTGCGCGGCGACCGCCTGGTCGCGGCAGACCACATCGACAGTCCCCTTCCCACCGGCCGCCCCGCCGTGGACGACGAGAGCATCTGA
- a CDS encoding RNA degradosome polyphosphate kinase has product MTNGDSPDPTSSENAAPPGVARPSGRVATATSAPPAATALQSTTDHDTTLPVDRYLNREQSWLDFNARVLALAEDTSQPLLERAKFLAIFASNLDEFYMVRVAGLKRRAETGLSVRSADGLSPRAQLALIASSTRELAGRQAQVFLDSVMPALAAEGISIIRWPDLTPDERDRLTQYFAEQVFPVLTPLAVDPAHPFPYISGLSLNLAVTVKDSQSSGEHFARVKVPDNVDRFVRVDRAGSSHGLPAFLPLEELIAAHLDVLFPGMEIVEHHAFRVTRNADFEVEEDRDEDLLQALERELARRRFGSPVRLEVSDDMTEHMLELLLRELDVDRVDVVQLPGLLDLSSLWQVHAVDRPDLKDAPFVPATHPAFGERETPKSVFSTLREGDILVHHPYDSFSTSVQRFIEQAAADSQVLAIKQTLYRTSGDSPIVNALIAAAEAGKQVVALVEIKARFDEQANIKWARKLEQAGVHVVYGLVGLKTHCKTCLVVRREGSTIRRYCHIGTGNYNPKTARLYEDVGLLTSSPEIGADLTDLFNTLTGYSRKAQYRNLLVAPHGVRKGIVQRVEREIEHHNAGRPSGIRLKANALVDEQVIDALYRASRAGVRVEVVVRGICALKPGVPGLSENITVRSILGRFLEHSRLFHFRGSDEYWIGSADMMHRNLDRRVEVMVQVKNTRLATQLDGIFDSALDPATRCWILEGDGTWTASPEPGTAARDHQVELMRSRSS; this is encoded by the coding sequence GAACAGAGCTGGCTCGATTTCAACGCTCGCGTTCTCGCGCTCGCGGAGGACACCTCGCAGCCGTTGCTCGAACGCGCCAAGTTCCTCGCGATCTTCGCGTCGAATCTCGACGAGTTCTACATGGTGCGGGTCGCCGGTCTCAAACGTCGCGCCGAGACGGGGCTGTCGGTCCGGTCCGCGGACGGACTGTCCCCGCGCGCTCAGCTCGCCCTCATCGCGTCGAGCACGCGCGAACTCGCCGGGCGCCAGGCACAGGTCTTCCTCGATTCGGTCATGCCCGCGCTGGCAGCCGAAGGAATCTCGATCATCCGATGGCCGGATCTGACACCGGACGAACGCGACCGTCTGACACAGTATTTCGCCGAGCAGGTCTTCCCCGTGTTGACGCCGCTCGCGGTCGATCCCGCCCACCCCTTCCCCTACATCAGCGGCCTGTCCCTCAACCTCGCTGTCACGGTCAAGGATTCGCAGTCCTCGGGAGAGCACTTCGCGCGCGTGAAGGTGCCCGACAACGTCGATCGCTTCGTGCGGGTCGACCGTGCGGGTTCGTCGCACGGGCTGCCGGCTTTCCTTCCCCTCGAGGAGCTGATCGCCGCTCACCTCGACGTCCTGTTCCCCGGCATGGAGATCGTCGAACACCACGCCTTCCGAGTCACTCGCAACGCCGACTTCGAGGTCGAGGAGGACCGTGACGAGGATCTCCTCCAGGCCCTCGAACGCGAACTCGCCCGACGGCGCTTCGGTTCTCCCGTGCGGCTCGAGGTGTCGGACGACATGACCGAGCACATGCTCGAACTCCTGCTGCGCGAACTCGACGTCGACCGGGTGGACGTCGTCCAGTTGCCCGGTCTGCTCGACCTGTCGTCGCTCTGGCAGGTGCACGCCGTCGACCGTCCGGACCTGAAGGATGCACCCTTCGTACCGGCGACCCACCCCGCATTCGGTGAGCGCGAGACCCCGAAGAGCGTGTTCTCCACTCTCCGCGAGGGCGACATCCTCGTCCACCATCCGTACGACTCGTTCTCCACGAGCGTCCAGCGGTTCATCGAGCAGGCGGCGGCCGACAGCCAGGTGCTCGCGATCAAGCAGACGCTGTACCGGACGTCGGGTGACTCCCCCATCGTCAACGCCCTCATCGCTGCCGCCGAGGCCGGCAAACAAGTCGTCGCGCTGGTGGAGATCAAGGCCCGCTTCGACGAGCAGGCCAACATCAAGTGGGCCCGCAAGCTCGAACAGGCAGGTGTCCACGTCGTATACGGACTCGTCGGTCTCAAGACCCACTGCAAGACCTGTCTGGTCGTGCGACGCGAGGGGTCGACGATCCGGCGCTACTGCCATATCGGCACAGGCAACTACAACCCGAAGACCGCCCGCCTGTACGAGGACGTCGGCCTGCTCACGTCCTCCCCCGAGATCGGCGCCGACCTCACCGACCTGTTCAACACCCTCACCGGATACTCCCGAAAGGCCCAGTACCGCAATCTGCTCGTCGCACCGCACGGGGTCCGCAAGGGGATCGTCCAGCGCGTGGAGCGTGAGATCGAGCACCACAACGCCGGTCGTCCCAGCGGGATCCGACTCAAAGCCAACGCCCTCGTCGACGAGCAGGTGATCGACGCGCTCTACCGCGCATCCCGCGCGGGGGTCCGGGTGGAGGTGGTCGTGCGCGGGATCTGCGCGCTCAAGCCCGGAGTGCCCGGCTTGAGCGAGAACATCACGGTGCGATCGATTCTGGGCCGCTTCCTCGAACACTCGCGACTGTTCCATTTCCGCGGCAGCGACGAGTACTGGATCGGCAGCGCCGACATGATGCACCGGAATCTCGACCGGCGGGTCGAAGTGATGGTGCAGGTGAAGAACACCCGGCTGGCAACGCAGTTGGACGGCATCTTCGATTCCGCGTTGGATCCCGCGACACGCTGCTGGATTCTCGAGGGCGACGGCACCTGGACGGCGTCGCCCGAGCCGGGCACAGCTGCCCGCGACCACCAGGTCGAACTCATGCGTAGCCGCTCGTCCTGA